The Streptomyces sp. NBC_00454 DNA segment CGCCAGGCACCACGGCCACAGCGCGCCGCGCTGCCAGGCGCTGCGCAGCGTTGTGGTCCACCGGTCGACGGTTTGGGGCACTTGGGCGGAGTCCTCTCCAGAGCGGTTGAACAAGAGGGTGCGGCAGGCGGCGAAGCGCATGGGCGTCACCGCCGCCCGCTGCAGGTGGGGACGGCCGCGAACGGAGTGATCTCACGCCGGCCGACGGCGCCGCGGCGATCCCGGTACAGCATGAGGGAAACGTAATCTTGTGTGACTGGGATCTCCAAATCAAACAAACATCCGCACAAAGGCCTGCGGCGCCCGTCGTGAGGCGGCCGACACCGCCCACCGGGGCGGCCACGGCGCCGTGCAATCGTCAAGACCCGTGGACCGGCGGTTACTTCGCAGGTTCCGATCCTTGATCGAAAAGGGGGTGCGGGCTCTCTGCGACTCCTGGCAAGCTTCCCCGGTGAATCGTGAAGAGATCTCAAAAATTGCCCATGCCGAGCACCCGATAAAGTCGCCGATCGACGACGACTCGGTACGCCGGCTGCTGGAACGCGGCCTCCCGCGCGGCGACGAGCGGGTGCTCGACCTGGGGTGCGGGACCGCGGAATGGCTCCTGCGCTCTCTGGCAACGCGTCCGGACCTGCAAGCCGAGGGTGTCGACGTCTCCGAGGACGCCCTGGCGCAGGCCGACCGGGCGGCGAGCCACCTCGGAGTCCGGGAGCGCCTCGTCCTCCACCACCAGGAGGCCGCGGACTTCGTCTCCAAGCAGCCGTTCGACCTGGTGCTCAGCGTCGGGGCCACGCACGCCTTCGGCGGTCTGCTGCCCACCCTCGCAGCGGCACGCGAGCACCTGGCTCCGGGCGGCCGGGTCCTGATCGGGGAGGGATATTGGGACAGCAATCCCTCCCGGGAGGCCCTCGAGATGTTCGAGGACCTCACCGACCTGGCGACCACCGTGGACCGGGTCGTGGCCGACGGGTGGACTCCCGTCGACGGGCACGTCAGCACGCGCCGCGAACTCGACGATTACGAATGGGCCTGCTGGGGCTCCCTGGCCTCGTGGGCCCTGGACCACCCCGCCGATCCGGACAGCTCGCACGTGCTGG contains these protein-coding regions:
- a CDS encoding cyclopropane-fatty-acyl-phospholipid synthase family protein, whose amino-acid sequence is MNREEISKIAHAEHPIKSPIDDDSVRRLLERGLPRGDERVLDLGCGTAEWLLRSLATRPDLQAEGVDVSEDALAQADRAASHLGVRERLVLHHQEAADFVSKQPFDLVLSVGATHAFGGLLPTLAAAREHLAPGGRVLIGEGYWDSNPSREALEMFEDLTDLATTVDRVVADGWTPVDGHVSTRRELDDYEWACWGSLASWALDHPADPDSSHVLETATARRSEWLRSYRDSWGFVSLILRRTSD